In the genome of bacterium, one region contains:
- a CDS encoding PorV/PorQ family protein has protein sequence MKIICRSFIGFILALACTHPAGSQEKAPESGVQFVADVSGVGTNAAAFLEIGVGARAMAMGGAYGAVANDASALYWNPAGIAWVDRPQCELMHNEWLVNTDYEFAGFVLPVPSIRSTFGFSLITLDYGKEVVRTVDRPEGTGETFTGRDLAVALSYGIAFTDRFSFGISGKFINERIWSETSTAAAIDVGVFYSTLVKGLKIGACVNNFGSNLELRGRRLRTVVDPDPAVTNYDRVPVNYKTGVYPLPLLFRVGVSYEKAIGAFSQVLFALDVNHPSNTTESVNLGMECGIADMFFLRGGYAGLFERDAINGLTLGGGVDLVRRGRMGIRIDYSWSDWGVLENAQRFSLGLIF, from the coding sequence ATGAAAATCATCTGCCGATCTTTTATAGGGTTTATCCTTGCACTGGCCTGCACGCACCCTGCCGGTTCTCAGGAAAAAGCGCCTGAAAGCGGCGTGCAATTCGTCGCCGATGTCTCCGGGGTCGGCACCAATGCCGCTGCGTTTCTCGAAATCGGCGTCGGCGCCCGCGCTATGGCCATGGGCGGCGCCTATGGCGCCGTGGCCAACGATGCCAGTGCGCTGTATTGGAATCCCGCAGGCATCGCCTGGGTCGATCGGCCGCAATGCGAGTTGATGCATAATGAATGGCTGGTGAACACGGACTATGAGTTTGCCGGATTTGTGCTGCCGGTGCCGTCGATCCGCTCCACATTCGGATTCAGCCTGATCACTCTGGATTACGGAAAGGAAGTGGTGCGAACCGTGGATCGCCCCGAAGGCACGGGCGAGACTTTTACCGGACGCGACCTGGCCGTTGCGCTCTCCTATGGCATCGCTTTCACCGATCGTTTTTCATTCGGCATCAGCGGCAAATTCATCAATGAACGCATTTGGAGCGAAACGTCCACTGCGGCGGCGATCGACGTCGGCGTGTTTTACAGCACACTGGTCAAAGGGCTGAAAATAGGCGCCTGCGTCAATAATTTCGGTTCCAACCTGGAACTCCGCGGTCGAAGGCTTCGCACAGTGGTGGACCCGGATCCCGCTGTCACCAATTACGACCGTGTACCGGTCAATTATAAAACCGGCGTCTACCCCCTGCCCCTGCTTTTTCGCGTCGGCGTCTCATATGAAAAAGCAATAGGCGCCTTCAGCCAAGTGCTTTTTGCGCTGGACGTGAACCATCCCAGCAATACCACCGAAAGTGTAAATCTGGGAATGGAATGCGGCATTGCCGACATGTTCTTTCTGCGCGGCGGTTACGCCGGCCTCTTTGAACGCGATGCCATCAACGGGTTAACGCTGGGCGGCGGCGTGGACCTCGTCCGCCGCGGCCGTATGGGCATCCGCATCGATTATTCCTGGTCCGATTGGGGGGTGCTGGAAAACGCCCAACGGTTTTCGCTTGGTCTGATTTTCTGA